A segment of the Roseobacter denitrificans OCh 114 genome:
CCCGTGCTGTCGAACTCGACGAAAGAAGCCCCGACAGGTACCAGCAGGATATCCGCCGCCGACAGCCCGTTGATTGTAAGGTAGCCGAGGGCAGGGGGGGTATCGAGGAAAATGAGATCATACTCTTCCAGCACCGCGCTTTCGGCCAGCGCATCTCCCAAGGCGTCCCACAGCTTCCAGGACCGCGCGGCCATGCGCCAGACGGGGATCTGAAATTCGGACCAATAAAGGTTTAGCTGCGCGCCGATCAGATCAATATTGGGCCAATGCGTTTTCTGGATGATATCACCGGGCGTGACCTTGAGCGCCTCGGTGAGGATATCATCAAAGGGCAGGGGGGCCTCACCGCGATCCAGCCGGCGCTGGTTTTCGGCCCGCAGATGGGTGGCGTAATGTTTCGCAAGCAGCGGGAATACGGTTTGCCATTCGTCGTCAACACGCGCCCCAAAGATCGAGGACATGGATCCCTGGCTGTCCAGATCGACCACCAGCACCTTGTAGCCATCCAACGCTGCTGACATCGCCAGATGCGCGCAGGTGGAGGTCTTCCCGACGCCGCCCTTGAAATTGGCCACGGCGACGATTTTCGCAGGCAACCCTTTGGGACGGTAGGGCAGGTATTCCTTGGCCTTGGAGCCTTCCTGACCGAAGTGCGCGCGCAGGCGCAAAACCTCATCAAGGGTGAACCATTTGGCGCCGCCCTCAGTCTCGGAAATACCCTGCGGCAGCTCGGGGTTCTGGCGCAGCACGCGGCGGAAATGCGCAGGCGCGACAGGGATCAGGTATTTGGTGATCTCCCATGTGGAGAAAGAACGCAGGTGCCGGGCCCCGCTTTCATCCAGACCACGGCCTGCCAGATCATTGCGTCCCTGGTTGCAGGCCTGGGCGATGCCCAACAGGGCAGCTGTGTCCATGGGCGGGGGGAGTTCCGCATGCGCCTTGTCGGGGGATATGTTGAAATAGGGGGGGCTATCGGTCATCTGCTCTGATCCTCAAGGGCAACGCTTGTAACGCGTTTTCCCCAAGATGCCACAAAAGAGAGTACATGAGAAGAGGGTTGTTACCTCACACTGGTTTTCTTAGCAAAATAGCGATGATTCCCATCAGCCCCGGCCCGAGAAAGCGGCTTCAGGCCCCAGCCTTCTTAGTTAATTATATGTTATTATTAGTTACAAGAACTATGTGGCTACGAAAACTCCGTGTATTCAATATCTTCTGTGCCTTTTTCAAAGATCTACCGACTCTGAAACCCCGATAGGGTGACTCTGATCCCCCGTTTGAGTGACTCTGAAACCACAAAGCCCTTCCGGTTTTTCTGGACGCAGTTATCCACAGGCTTTAGGGTCCGTGTAAATGAAACCCCGAAAGGCAATCGGGGCAAATATGGGTCTGCCAACGTGCAGCCCGTTGAGGCAAATTCCAAAAGGCCAGGATCAACCCGGTCGGAAAGTGAGCAGGCATGAGCGGGGCAAACCCGACGGGCAGCGCGATGGGTCAGCCCATCCCACAGGGTGATTTTTTCGTCTGTGATTTCTTTGCAGCCGTCCCCAAACATGATCTGGCAGCGATGGAGCATCCGCTGTTTTCGCTCTCGACGCGGCCTGACAGGCGCATTCTGAACTACACCCACAATGATGCTGAAATCACCATCACCCCCAGCGTGAAGGGGCGCGCGACGATCTTTGATGCGGATATCCTGATCTTTTGCATCAGCCAGCTGATGGCCGCGATCAATGCGGGCAAGAAGACGGCGCGCCATCTGACCCTGACGGCGCATGATCTGCTGCTGGCCACGGGGCGCGAAACCTCGGGCGATGGCTATAAGCGGCTGCGCGATGCCTTTGAACGGCTGGCGGGCACGCGCATCACCACCAATATCACCACCGGGGCGCAGGAAACCACCAGCGGTTTCGGTCTGATCGAAAGCTGGGAGATCGTGCGCCGCACGCGGGCAGGGCGCATGGTGAGCGTCAGCGTGACCCTGTCAGAATGGCTCTACCGGGCGGTGTTGAGCAAATCGGTACTCACGCTCAGCCGCGACTATTTTTCCTTGCGCAAACCGCTGGAGCGGCGGCTTTATGAGTTGGCGCGCAAACACTGCGGGCGTCAGCCTGTGTGGCGCGTGTCGGTGGAGACCTTGCTGAAGAAATCCGGCTCGACCTCTCCGCGCCGGGTGTTTCGCGCGATGCTGCGCGAGATCATCACCCGCGACCCGCTGCCGGAATATACGCTGGTTGAGGAGCCGGGCGATATCATCGCCGTGCGCCCCCAGACGCTGGTGGATCTGCCCGAGCGCGCGCCGCAGCTGTCGCCAGAGGCGCTGGAAGAAGCCCGCCGTCTGGCCCCCGGCGCGGATATCTACGCGCTGGAGGCCGACTGGCGCACCATGTGGGCCACCAGCGGCGCCCCGCGCCTGTTATCCCCCGACAAGGCATTTCTGGGCTGGGTGAAAAAGCGGCAAGGGTGAAGCCGGCGTGATCGGGGCCATTTTCATGGGTTCTCATTTACCTATTCTACGTCTCTGCAAGGGTATGATAGAGGCGAGATGGATTTTATCTTGCGCCGCCTCGACGACCCCGGCGTGAGACCATAGACAGTTGGAGCATGCATTGGCCACGAACCCGCCCGCAAGAACCCCGAAGACGCCGCCCTGTTGTCTGGACATCGGCATTTTTGCCCACAATGAGAGCGACAACATTGCCCGCACGCTGGAAACCCTGAATCGGCAGGACATTCTGGATAATCCCGATTTCATCATCCGCCTGCATGTGCTGGCCAATGGCTGCAGCGATGATACCGTCGCGCGGGCAAAGGCTGCGATCGACACCCTGCCCGGTGCGCGCGACTATGTGGTGCACGATCTGAGCGAGGGGGGGAAATCACGGACCTGGAACCGGTTCGTACATGATCTCAGCCGCCCGGAAGCGGACCTTTTGATGTTTTGCGATGCTGATATCGACATTCCCAATGCCGACAACATCACACGGCTTGTGCGTTATCGGGAAAGCCGCCCGGGGCGTGTTGCAGGCTCCAGCCAGGCCGTGAAGGACATCACCTATCACGCCGGGCCGCTCTCTCCCAAGGATCGGCTGATTTCGGCAGCGGGCGGAACACTGTACAACTGGCAAAAGAGCATTATCGGATCGTTTTACATCGCCGAGGCCGCGGTGGTGCGCAGATTCCATCTGCCCATCGGTCTTCCGGTGGAGGATGGGTTCGTGCGAGCCATGATACTGACGGATGTGATGCGCAAGCCAGAAGACCTGAATCGTATCGACAGTGAAGAAGGGATCTTTCACCTCTACAAATCGGAACGCTCCGTGCGCACTATCCTGCGCCATCAGGTACGTCTGGTGATCGGGAATGCGATCAACACGGTTGTTTTTGGCATCCTGCACGCTTCGGACACACCACAGGCGGTTCTGGCCAGTGCCGCCCGCGACCCTGACTGGCTGAATGGTGTTTTGGACCGCGAACTGCCGCGCAAATATGGCTATGTACCGGTCAATGCGCTGACCAAACGGATCAAGAAATTCGGGGCGACCCCGCTGAAACGCAAACCCGTGATCCTCGTCGGCTTCGTTTTTGATTGCGTGGTCTATGTCATGGCACAATTCAAGATGTCGCGCGGGGTGGGGGCTGGCTTCTGGTAGCTTCTTTTGCAGATTTGTCCGAGGCGCTGCATTGTGATTGTGGCAGTGCGTTGCCTCAGCTGAAGAGGGAACTCATATCAGACACGAAGCATGCCTCGCGGATGTAGTGCGCCATCCGGTCATACGCAGTCTTTGCAATGTCACGGCATCGGT
Coding sequences within it:
- a CDS encoding AAA family ATPase gives rise to the protein MTDSPPYFNISPDKAHAELPPPMDTAALLGIAQACNQGRNDLAGRGLDESGARHLRSFSTWEITKYLIPVAPAHFRRVLRQNPELPQGISETEGGAKWFTLDEVLRLRAHFGQEGSKAKEYLPYRPKGLPAKIVAVANFKGGVGKTSTCAHLAMSAALDGYKVLVVDLDSQGSMSSIFGARVDDEWQTVFPLLAKHYATHLRAENQRRLDRGEAPLPFDDILTEALKVTPGDIIQKTHWPNIDLIGAQLNLYWSEFQIPVWRMAARSWKLWDALGDALAESAVLEEYDLIFLDTPPALGYLTINGLSAADILLVPVGASFVEFDSTGRFFDMLHATFSSIEEGENMAARALGREELAFEWDAVQTVITRFDASQQSEMASLMQSYMGRTLSPFRQDFTALIGQAGESVNGIYEADYRDFNRDTYARGRATFDETYAAFKRLLYGIWRRDELAQAAGATETAAE
- a CDS encoding replication initiator protein A, encoding MSGANPTGSAMGQPIPQGDFFVCDFFAAVPKHDLAAMEHPLFSLSTRPDRRILNYTHNDAEITITPSVKGRATIFDADILIFCISQLMAAINAGKKTARHLTLTAHDLLLATGRETSGDGYKRLRDAFERLAGTRITTNITTGAQETTSGFGLIESWEIVRRTRAGRMVSVSVTLSEWLYRAVLSKSVLTLSRDYFSLRKPLERRLYELARKHCGRQPVWRVSVETLLKKSGSTSPRRVFRAMLREIITRDPLPEYTLVEEPGDIIAVRPQTLVDLPERAPQLSPEALEEARRLAPGADIYALEADWRTMWATSGAPRLLSPDKAFLGWVKKRQG
- a CDS encoding glycosyltransferase; translated protein: MATNPPARTPKTPPCCLDIGIFAHNESDNIARTLETLNRQDILDNPDFIIRLHVLANGCSDDTVARAKAAIDTLPGARDYVVHDLSEGGKSRTWNRFVHDLSRPEADLLMFCDADIDIPNADNITRLVRYRESRPGRVAGSSQAVKDITYHAGPLSPKDRLISAAGGTLYNWQKSIIGSFYIAEAAVVRRFHLPIGLPVEDGFVRAMILTDVMRKPEDLNRIDSEEGIFHLYKSERSVRTILRHQVRLVIGNAINTVVFGILHASDTPQAVLASAARDPDWLNGVLDRELPRKYGYVPVNALTKRIKKFGATPLKRKPVILVGFVFDCVVYVMAQFKMSRGVGAGFW